A region from the Streptomyces tsukubensis genome encodes:
- a CDS encoding GNAT family N-acetyltransferase, which translates to MTAPDPLSFTVRPLDPLADAPLVHRWVTHPKSGFWQMSDFDLGQVERAYSAITAHPHHHAFIGETESGDPVFLMESYDPAQVELVGLYDALPGDAGMHFLVAPADTPVHGFTRAVITAVLRKLFDDPAIRRVVVEPDVRNTAVHALNAYAGFEISGRIRTPEKEAYLSFCTREAFENSAAMADRPAVGR; encoded by the coding sequence ATGACCGCCCCCGATCCGCTGAGCTTCACCGTACGGCCGCTCGACCCGCTCGCCGACGCACCGCTGGTGCACCGGTGGGTGACCCACCCCAAGTCCGGTTTCTGGCAGATGTCGGACTTCGACCTCGGGCAGGTCGAGCGGGCGTACTCGGCGATCACGGCACATCCGCACCACCACGCCTTCATCGGGGAGACCGAGTCCGGTGACCCGGTCTTCCTGATGGAGAGCTACGACCCGGCGCAGGTCGAACTGGTCGGGCTGTACGACGCCCTGCCGGGCGACGCCGGGATGCACTTCCTGGTGGCACCGGCCGATACGCCGGTGCACGGTTTCACCCGGGCCGTGATCACGGCCGTGCTGCGGAAGCTGTTCGACGACCCCGCGATCCGGCGAGTCGTCGTCGAGCCCGATGTCCGCAATACGGCCGTTCACGCCCTCAACGCCTATGCGGGCTTCGAGATATCCGGCCGGATCCGGACCCCGGAGAAGGAGGCGTACCTCAGCTTCTGCACCCGCGAGGCGTTCGAGAACAGCGCCGCCATGGCCGACCGTCCGGCGGTGGGACGATGA
- a CDS encoding IucA/IucC family protein produces the protein MTAADAVAHLTPELWERANRLLVRKALSEFAHERLLTPEPLDEAGSYRVLSDDGTVEYRFTAELRALDHWDISEESVVRSVRGELLPPDAVDLCIELRTALGLSDDVLPVYLEEIASTLAGTAYKLSLEPVSSAELVRAGFQAVETGMTEGHPCFVANNGRLGFGVHEYLSYAPEAASPVRLIWLAAHRERTTFTSCADLDYDTLVREELGEETLARFAALLTGQGLDPDDYYLLPVHPWQWWNKLSVTFAAEVAERRLVCLGPGDDEYLAQQSIRTFFNTTTPHKHYVKTALSVLNMGFMRGLSAAYMEATPAINDWLAGLIEQDPVLKETGFSIIREHAAIGYRHRQYELATDRYSPYRKMLAALWRESPVPSLGPGESLATMASLLHIDRDGASFAGALIDASGQTPADWLRDYLRAYLVPVLHSFYAYDLAYMPHGENVILVLGADGTVRRAIFKDIAEEIVVMDPDAILPPAVERVRAEVPEDMKLLSVFTDVFDCFFRFLSAALAAEGRIDEDAFWAAVADCAREYQASVPHLADRFAEYDLFAPEFALSCLNRLQLRNNRQMVDLADPSAALQLVGTLRNPLAAVPAAAAAP, from the coding sequence ATGACCGCCGCCGACGCCGTCGCCCATCTGACGCCCGAGCTGTGGGAGCGGGCCAACCGGCTTCTGGTCCGCAAGGCGCTCTCCGAGTTCGCCCATGAGCGGCTGCTGACACCCGAACCGCTGGACGAGGCGGGCAGCTACCGCGTCCTCAGCGACGACGGGACCGTCGAGTACCGCTTCACGGCCGAACTACGGGCGCTGGACCACTGGGACATCTCCGAGGAGTCGGTGGTCCGCAGCGTACGCGGGGAACTCCTGCCGCCGGACGCCGTCGACCTCTGCATCGAGCTGCGTACGGCACTGGGCCTCAGCGACGACGTCCTGCCGGTGTATCTGGAGGAGATCGCCTCCACCCTGGCGGGGACCGCCTACAAGCTGAGCCTGGAGCCCGTCTCCTCGGCGGAGCTGGTACGGGCCGGTTTCCAGGCCGTCGAGACCGGGATGACCGAGGGCCACCCCTGTTTCGTCGCCAACAACGGCCGGCTCGGCTTCGGGGTCCACGAGTATCTGTCGTACGCGCCGGAGGCGGCGAGCCCGGTCCGGCTGATCTGGCTGGCCGCCCACCGCGAGCGGACCACCTTCACCTCCTGCGCCGACCTGGACTACGACACCCTGGTCCGGGAGGAGCTGGGCGAGGAGACCCTCGCCCGGTTCGCGGCCCTGCTCACCGGGCAGGGGCTCGACCCGGACGACTACTACCTGCTGCCCGTCCATCCGTGGCAGTGGTGGAACAAGCTCTCCGTCACCTTCGCCGCCGAGGTTGCCGAGCGGCGTCTGGTCTGCCTCGGCCCCGGCGACGACGAGTATCTGGCGCAGCAGTCGATCCGTACCTTCTTCAACACCACCACCCCGCACAAGCACTATGTGAAGACGGCCCTGTCCGTCCTCAACATGGGCTTCATGCGCGGCCTCTCGGCGGCCTACATGGAGGCCACCCCCGCGATCAACGACTGGCTGGCCGGGCTGATCGAACAGGACCCGGTGCTCAAGGAGACCGGTTTCTCCATCATCCGGGAGCATGCGGCGATCGGTTACCGGCACCGCCAGTACGAGCTGGCCACCGACCGCTACTCGCCCTACCGCAAGATGCTGGCGGCGCTCTGGCGGGAGAGCCCGGTGCCGTCGCTGGGTCCGGGCGAGAGCCTGGCGACCATGGCGTCCCTGCTCCACATCGACCGGGACGGGGCGTCGTTCGCCGGTGCCCTGATCGACGCGTCGGGGCAGACGCCCGCCGACTGGCTGCGGGACTATCTCCGCGCCTACCTCGTCCCCGTACTGCACAGCTTCTACGCGTACGACCTGGCCTATATGCCGCACGGCGAGAACGTCATCCTCGTCCTCGGCGCCGACGGCACGGTCCGGCGGGCGATCTTCAAGGACATCGCGGAAGAGATCGTGGTCATGGACCCCGACGCAATCCTGCCGCCCGCCGTGGAACGCGTCCGGGCCGAGGTCCCCGAAGACATGAAGCTGCTGTCGGTCTTCACCGACGTCTTCGACTGCTTCTTCCGCTTCCTGTCGGCGGCGCTGGCCGCCGAGGGCCGGATCGACGAGGACGCCTTCTGGGCGGCGGTCGCCGACTGCGCCCGGGAGTACCAGGCGTCCGTACCGCATCTGGCGGACCGGTTCGCCGAGTACGACCTCTTCGCACCCGAGTTCGCGCTCTCCTGCCTCAACCGGCTCCAGCTGCGGAACAACCGGCAGATGGTCGATCTGGCGGACCCGTCCGCCGCGCTCCAGCTCGTCGGCACCCTCCGCAACCCGCTGGCCGCCGTCCCGGCCGCGGCGGCGGCCCCCTGA
- a CDS encoding beta-N-acetylhexosaminidase, whose protein sequence is MRLLRPRPGPLRAPRRPGRRLLGVLLLTAVAGTGCFGGGGDAGSGEESPRRPPVSSAPLGNVVPAPASVRPSGPGYTLAPAAAIRVDDRPAVRAVGDYLAAVLRPSTGYRLPVTPGAGTDGIQLRLDPARRDLGAEGYRLTSSQATVSVVAREPAGLFRGVQTLRQLLPPAVEMDTRQTAVWRFPGGTITDTPRYAYRGAMLDVARHFFTVAQVKRYIDQLALYKINKLHLHLTDDQGWRIAIDSRPKLTTVGAATAVGGGKGGFYTKAQYREIVAYAASRHMDVIPEIGMPGHTAAAIASYPELSCHGFRDPVHTGVDTGFSSLCVGKEETYDFVEDVIRELAAMTPGEYLHIGGDEADSTSKKDYRTFMNRVREIVAKHGKKVMAWHEIAGAGADEEVLAQYWGTDRTEKAERKRVADAVKKGTKLILSPADRVYLDMQYTYRHPLGLSWAGRVEVDRSYDWDPARYLKDVGVPDEAVLGVEAPIWTETLVNSAQLEQMAFPRLLGVAEKGWSGGGIPWAEYEPRLAAQAGRMSALGIAFHRSPTVAWPKN, encoded by the coding sequence GTGCGACTGCTCCGACCCCGCCCCGGCCCGCTCCGGGCCCCCCGCCGCCCCGGGCGGCGCCTGCTCGGCGTGCTGCTCCTCACCGCCGTGGCAGGTACGGGCTGCTTCGGCGGCGGGGGAGACGCCGGTTCCGGCGAGGAGTCCCCCCGCCGTCCACCGGTGTCCTCCGCGCCCTTGGGGAACGTGGTGCCCGCCCCCGCCTCCGTCCGCCCCTCGGGACCGGGGTACACGCTTGCCCCCGCTGCCGCGATCCGGGTCGACGACCGGCCCGCCGTCCGGGCCGTCGGCGACTATCTGGCGGCGGTCCTGCGCCCCTCCACCGGCTATCGGCTGCCCGTGACCCCCGGGGCGGGCACCGACGGCATCCAGCTCCGGCTGGACCCGGCCCGGCGGGATCTGGGCGCCGAGGGCTACCGGCTGACGTCCTCGCAGGCCACGGTCTCCGTGGTGGCCCGGGAGCCCGCCGGGCTCTTCCGCGGGGTCCAGACCCTGCGGCAGCTGCTGCCGCCCGCGGTCGAGATGGACACCCGGCAGACCGCTGTCTGGCGCTTCCCCGGCGGCACGATCACCGACACCCCCCGGTACGCCTACCGGGGCGCGATGCTCGATGTCGCCCGGCACTTCTTCACGGTCGCGCAGGTCAAGCGGTACATAGACCAGCTCGCCCTCTACAAGATCAACAAGCTGCATCTCCATCTCACCGACGACCAGGGCTGGCGGATCGCGATCGACTCCCGGCCGAAGCTGACCACCGTCGGCGCGGCCACCGCCGTCGGCGGCGGCAAGGGCGGCTTCTACACCAAGGCGCAGTACCGGGAGATCGTGGCGTACGCGGCGAGCCGCCATATGGACGTGATCCCCGAGATCGGCATGCCGGGCCATACGGCGGCGGCGATCGCTTCCTATCCCGAGCTGAGCTGCCACGGCTTCCGCGACCCCGTCCACACCGGGGTGGACACGGGGTTCAGCTCGCTGTGCGTCGGCAAGGAGGAGACGTACGACTTCGTGGAGGACGTGATCCGGGAGCTGGCCGCGATGACCCCCGGCGAGTACCTCCACATCGGCGGCGACGAGGCCGACAGCACCAGCAAGAAGGACTACCGCACCTTTATGAACCGGGTGCGGGAGATCGTCGCGAAGCACGGCAAGAAGGTGATGGCCTGGCACGAGATCGCCGGAGCCGGGGCCGACGAAGAGGTGCTCGCCCAGTACTGGGGCACGGACCGGACGGAGAAGGCCGAGCGGAAGCGGGTCGCGGACGCCGTGAAGAAGGGGACGAAGCTGATCCTCTCCCCGGCCGACCGGGTCTATCTGGATATGCAGTACACCTACCGGCATCCGCTGGGACTCTCCTGGGCGGGCCGCGTCGAGGTCGACCGCTCCTACGACTGGGACCCCGCCCGCTATCTGAAGGATGTGGGCGTACCGGACGAGGCGGTGCTCGGGGTCGAGGCCCCGATCTGGACGGAGACGCTGGTCAACAGCGCGCAGCTGGAGCAGATGGCCTTCCCGCGGCTGCTCGGTGTGGCGGAGAAGGGCTGGTCCGGCGGGGGTATCCCGTGGGCCGAGTACGAGCCGAGGCTGGCGGCGCAGGCCGGGCGGATGTCCGCGCTGGGCATCGCCTTCCACCGTTCACCGACGGTGGCCTGGCCGAAGAACTGA
- a CDS encoding DUF4429 domain-containing protein, translating into MAEIIQKDGTWSFDGDSVRIVPGSDKSVGVLRQALGELNVPLEAVAGVSYEPGRKSGRLRLRLRSGADPLLQLAGGRLKESWDPYSLGVEADRAGVAEYFVDEVRNALLIEQIGSEQVDRYLMPGPAVPITASAGDGTAEFDGEQIRLSWNWKTEDAKASGGPRTIGIGDVEAVDWLPAATLESGYLRFTLTRIRSSAPAKHDPHAIDLWGFRKDPLMGLVGAAVVARLPHPYAAKTAPAPELTKAPSAPAEDHDTLLRRLRELGELHRSGILTDEEFSAAKQAVLKRL; encoded by the coding sequence ATGGCGGAAATCATCCAGAAAGACGGCACGTGGAGCTTCGACGGGGACTCCGTGCGCATCGTGCCCGGCTCCGACAAGAGCGTGGGCGTGCTGCGCCAGGCGCTCGGTGAGCTGAACGTACCGCTGGAGGCCGTCGCGGGGGTGTCCTACGAGCCGGGGCGGAAGTCCGGGCGGCTGCGGCTGCGGCTGCGCAGCGGGGCCGATCCGCTGCTCCAGCTCGCCGGCGGCCGTCTGAAGGAGAGCTGGGACCCCTACTCCCTCGGTGTGGAAGCGGACCGGGCCGGGGTGGCCGAGTACTTCGTGGACGAGGTCCGCAACGCCCTGCTGATCGAACAGATCGGCAGCGAGCAGGTCGACCGCTATCTGATGCCGGGGCCGGCCGTGCCGATCACCGCGTCGGCGGGCGACGGCACCGCCGAGTTCGACGGCGAACAGATCCGGCTCTCGTGGAACTGGAAGACCGAGGACGCCAAGGCCTCCGGCGGTCCGCGCACGATCGGCATCGGAGACGTCGAGGCCGTGGACTGGCTGCCTGCCGCCACCCTGGAGAGCGGCTACCTCCGCTTCACCCTGACCCGGATCCGCTCCTCCGCCCCGGCCAAGCACGATCCGCACGCCATCGACCTGTGGGGCTTCCGGAAGGACCCCCTGATGGGTCTGGTGGGCGCCGCCGTGGTGGCCAGACTGCCGCATCCGTACGCCGCGAAGACCGCCCCCGCCCCCGAACTGACGAAGGCGCCCTCCGCCCCGGCGGAGGACCACGACACCCTGCTGCGGCGCCTCCGGGAGCTGGGCGAACTGCACCGTTCGGGCATCCTCACCGACGAGGAGTTCAGCGCCGCCAAGCAGGCCGTACTGAAGCGCCTCTGA
- the glmS gene encoding glutamine--fructose-6-phosphate transaminase (isomerizing) — MCGIVGYIGKRDVAPLLLEGLQRLEYRGYDSAGIVITGPKGGGLKLVKAKGRVRDLEARVPKRFAGTTGIAHTRWATHGAPSDENAHPHLSADEKVAVVHNGIIDNASDLRARLEAEGVVFASETDTEVLTHLIARSAAETLEEKVRHALKVVEGTYGIAVMHADFTDRIVVARNGSPVVLGIGEKEMFVASDVAALVAHTRQIVTLDDGEMATLKADDFRTYTTEGSTTTATPTTVEWEAESYDMGGHDTYMHKEISEQADAVDRVLRGRIDDRFSTVHLGGLNLDAREARSIRRVKILGCGTSYHAGMIGAGLIESLARIPADAEPASEFRYRNPVVDPDTLYIAVSQSGETYDVLAAVQELKRKGARVLGVVNVVGSAIAREADGGVYVHAGPEVCVVSTKCFTNTVVAFALLALHLGRIRDLSVSEGKRIIEGLRRLPEQIAEILQAEDDIKKLAEEYAGAQSMMFIGRVRGYPVALEASLKLKEISYIHAEAYPASELKHGPLALIEPALPTVAIVPDDDLLEKNRAALEEIKARSGRILAVAHREQEKADHTVVVPKNENELDPILMGIPLQLFAYHTALAMGRDIDKPRNLAKSVTVE; from the coding sequence ATGTGCGGAATTGTCGGTTACATCGGTAAGCGTGATGTGGCACCACTGCTGCTGGAGGGCCTGCAGCGACTGGAGTACCGGGGTTACGACTCCGCGGGCATCGTGATCACCGGCCCCAAGGGCGGCGGGCTGAAGCTGGTCAAGGCCAAGGGCCGGGTCCGCGATCTGGAGGCCAGGGTCCCCAAGCGGTTCGCCGGGACCACCGGAATCGCCCACACCCGCTGGGCCACCCACGGCGCGCCGAGCGACGAGAACGCCCACCCCCACCTCTCGGCCGACGAGAAGGTCGCCGTCGTCCACAACGGCATCATCGACAACGCCTCCGATCTGCGCGCCCGGCTGGAGGCCGAGGGCGTGGTCTTCGCCTCCGAGACCGACACCGAGGTCCTCACCCATCTGATCGCCCGCTCCGCGGCCGAGACGCTGGAGGAGAAGGTCCGCCACGCCCTGAAGGTGGTCGAGGGCACCTACGGCATCGCCGTGATGCACGCCGACTTCACCGACCGGATCGTGGTCGCCCGCAACGGCTCCCCCGTCGTCCTCGGCATCGGCGAGAAGGAGATGTTCGTCGCCTCCGACGTCGCCGCGCTGGTCGCCCACACCCGCCAGATCGTCACCCTCGACGACGGCGAGATGGCCACCCTCAAGGCCGACGACTTCCGCACCTACACCACCGAGGGGTCGACCACGACGGCGACGCCGACCACCGTGGAGTGGGAGGCCGAGTCGTACGACATGGGCGGCCACGACACGTACATGCACAAGGAGATCAGCGAGCAGGCCGACGCGGTCGACCGCGTGCTGCGCGGCCGTATCGACGACCGGTTCTCCACCGTGCACCTGGGCGGGCTCAACCTCGACGCCCGCGAGGCCCGCTCCATCCGCCGGGTCAAGATCCTCGGCTGCGGCACCTCGTACCACGCGGGCATGATCGGCGCCGGGCTGATCGAATCGCTGGCCCGGATCCCCGCGGACGCCGAACCCGCCTCCGAGTTCCGCTACCGCAATCCGGTCGTCGACCCCGACACCCTCTACATCGCCGTCTCGCAGTCCGGCGAGACCTACGACGTCCTCGCCGCCGTCCAGGAGCTGAAGCGCAAGGGCGCCCGGGTGCTGGGCGTGGTCAACGTGGTCGGCTCCGCGATCGCCCGGGAGGCCGACGGCGGCGTGTACGTCCACGCGGGCCCCGAGGTCTGCGTGGTCTCCACCAAGTGCTTCACCAACACCGTCGTCGCCTTCGCGCTGCTCGCGCTCCACCTCGGCCGGATCCGGGACCTCTCGGTCTCCGAGGGCAAGCGGATCATCGAGGGCCTGCGCCGGCTGCCGGAGCAGATCGCGGAGATCCTCCAGGCCGAGGACGACATCAAGAAGCTCGCCGAGGAGTACGCGGGCGCCCAGTCGATGATGTTCATCGGACGGGTGCGCGGCTATCCGGTGGCGCTGGAGGCTTCGCTGAAGCTGAAGGAGATCTCGTACATCCACGCCGAGGCCTACCCGGCGTCCGAGCTGAAGCACGGTCCGCTGGCGCTGATCGAGCCCGCGCTGCCGACGGTCGCGATCGTCCCCGACGACGATCTGCTGGAGAAGAACCGCGCCGCGCTGGAGGAGATCAAGGCCCGCAGCGGCCGGATCCTGGCCGTGGCCCACCGGGAGCAGGAGAAGGCCGACCACACGGTCGTCGTCCCGAAGAACGAGAACGAGCTGGACCCGATCCTGATGGGCATCCCGCTCCAGCTCTTCGCCTACCACACGGCCCTGGCCATGGGCCGGGACATCGACAAGCCGCGCAACCTGGCGAAGTCCGTCACCGTGGAGTGA
- a CDS encoding universal stress protein yields the protein MAGHEIPEPADRKQVADPLSDLRAAEEARPSCDPAFRHGVVVGFDGSTSSERALAYAIGMARRSGSGLIIVHVANRLPTTVWAGCEPPVFVDVPDHRTEVLGLELACADYLSEVPWILVERGGDICHELEEVGREYSADAIVVGSTHGIVGRIFGSVAGRLARRAQRPVVVIP from the coding sequence ATGGCCGGTCATGAGATCCCCGAACCCGCGGACCGCAAGCAGGTAGCCGACCCCCTGTCGGATCTGCGAGCGGCGGAAGAAGCGCGCCCTTCCTGCGATCCGGCGTTCCGCCACGGTGTCGTCGTCGGCTTCGACGGTTCGACCTCCAGTGAGCGGGCGCTCGCCTATGCGATCGGCATGGCCCGGCGTTCGGGTTCGGGTCTGATCATCGTCCATGTCGCCAACCGGCTGCCGACCACCGTCTGGGCGGGCTGCGAGCCCCCCGTCTTCGTCGATGTGCCCGACCATCGCACCGAGGTGCTCGGCCTGGAGCTGGCCTGCGCCGATTATCTCTCCGAGGTCCCGTGGATCCTGGTGGAGCGCGGCGGCGACATCTGCCACGAGCTGGAGGAGGTCGGCCGGGAGTACTCGGCCGACGCCATCGTCGTCGGCTCGACGCACGGGATCGTGGGACGCATCTTCGGTTCGGTCGCCGGCCGGCTGGCGCGGCGCGCACAGCGCCCCGTCGTCGTCATTCCCTGA
- a CDS encoding helix-turn-helix domain-containing protein, whose amino-acid sequence MSQDSAAPEAARKLSGRRRREVVAVLLFSGGPIFESSIPLSVFGIDRQDAGVPRYRLLVCAGEEGPLRTTGGLELTAPYGLEAISRAGTVVVPAWRSITSPPPPEALDALRRAHEEGARIVGLCTGAFVLAAAGLLDGRPATTHWMYAPTLAKRYPSVHVDPRELFVDDGDVLTSAGTAAGIDLCLHIVRTDHGTEAAGALARRLVVPPRRSGGQERYLDRSLPEEIGSDPLAEVVSWALEHLHEQFDVETLAARAYMSRRTFDRRFRSLTGSAPLQWLITQRVLQAQRLLETSDYSVDEVAGRCGFRSPVALRGHFRRQLGSSPAAYRAAYRVRRPQGDPAPPSMVESVVPPQARRAPGGPPGLPPELGKPPHGAYAAGPGRPSLPGQRSAP is encoded by the coding sequence ATGAGTCAGGACTCCGCCGCACCGGAGGCAGCACGAAAGCTCTCCGGGCGCCGGCGCCGGGAAGTCGTCGCGGTACTGCTGTTCAGCGGCGGCCCCATCTTCGAGAGTTCCATACCGCTCTCGGTGTTCGGTATCGACCGCCAGGACGCCGGAGTACCACGCTACCGACTGCTCGTCTGCGCAGGCGAGGAGGGACCGCTGCGGACCACCGGCGGCCTCGAACTCACCGCGCCGTACGGTCTGGAAGCGATCAGCCGGGCCGGGACCGTCGTCGTCCCTGCGTGGCGTTCCATCACCTCGCCGCCGCCGCCCGAGGCGCTCGACGCACTGCGCCGGGCCCATGAGGAGGGCGCCCGGATCGTCGGACTGTGCACGGGGGCCTTCGTGCTCGCCGCAGCCGGTCTGCTCGACGGCCGGCCCGCCACGACGCACTGGATGTACGCGCCGACGCTGGCCAAGCGGTACCCGTCCGTCCATGTCGATCCGCGGGAGCTGTTCGTCGACGACGGCGATGTGCTCACTTCGGCCGGAACGGCCGCCGGAATCGACCTCTGTTTGCACATCGTGCGTACTGATCACGGTACGGAGGCCGCCGGGGCGCTCGCCCGCAGGCTGGTCGTCCCGCCGCGGCGCAGCGGTGGGCAGGAGCGCTATCTGGACAGGTCTTTACCAGAGGAAATCGGGTCGGACCCGCTGGCCGAGGTCGTCTCGTGGGCGCTGGAGCACCTTCACGAACAGTTCGACGTGGAGACTCTGGCGGCGCGGGCGTACATGAGCCGCCGTACGTTCGACCGGCGATTCCGTTCCCTGACCGGCAGCGCGCCGCTCCAGTGGCTGATCACCCAGCGGGTGCTCCAGGCCCAGCGGCTGCTGGAGACCTCGGACTATTCGGTGGACGAGGTCGCGGGCCGCTGCGGCTTCCGGTCGCCGGTGGCGCTCCGGGGCCATTTCCGGCGCCAGCTGGGCTCGTCCCCGGCCGCGTACCGGGCGGCGTACCGGGTCCGGCGTCCGCAGGGCGATCCGGCTCCGCCGTCGATGGTCGAGTCCGTGGTTCCGCCGCAGGCCAGACGGGCCCCGGGCGGTCCGCCGGGGCTGCCGCCTGAGCTGGGGAAGCCACCGCACGGCGCTTATGCGGCAGGACCGGGGCGCCCGAGTCTGCCCGGTCAGCGGAGTGCGCCATAA
- the orn gene encoding oligoribonuclease produces the protein MNDRMVWIDCEMTGLSLADDALIEVAALVTDSELNVLGEGVDIVIRPPDAALETMPEVVRQMHTASGLLGELAGGTTLADAEAQVLAYIREHVKEPRKAPLCGNSVGTDRGFLARDMSALEQYLHYRIVDVSSVKELARRWYPRAYFNSPEKNGNHRALADIRESIAELRYYREAVFVPQPGPDSDTAKAIAAKHVVSSG, from the coding sequence ATGAACGATCGCATGGTGTGGATCGACTGCGAGATGACCGGGCTCTCGCTGGCCGACGACGCACTCATTGAGGTGGCCGCACTGGTCACCGACTCGGAACTGAACGTGCTCGGTGAAGGGGTGGACATTGTGATCCGCCCGCCGGATGCGGCGCTGGAGACGATGCCCGAGGTGGTGCGCCAGATGCACACCGCCTCGGGTCTCCTCGGAGAGCTGGCCGGGGGTACGACCCTGGCCGATGCCGAGGCCCAGGTCCTGGCGTACATCCGCGAGCATGTGAAGGAGCCCCGCAAGGCACCGCTCTGCGGGAACTCGGTGGGCACGGACCGCGGCTTCCTGGCCCGGGACATGTCCGCGCTGGAGCAGTACCTCCACTACCGGATCGTGGACGTCTCCTCGGTGAAGGAGCTGGCCCGGCGCTGGTATCCGAGGGCGTACTTCAACAGTCCCGAGAAGAACGGCAACCACCGGGCGCTGGCGGATATCCGCGAGTCCATCGCCGAGCTGCGGTACTACCGCGAGGCGGTCTTCGTACCGCAGCCCGGCCCGGACTCCGACACCGCGAAGGCGATCGCGGCGAAGCATGTGGTGTCCTCGGGCTGA
- a CDS encoding sensor histidine kinase, with product MRWALVKVALAVTVMVVVAFAVPLGLVIKEMARDRAVTNAERQAATIAPTLTITPEQHALEVAVQTTHAGTAGRMFVHVPADPDAGVPKAVDIGTPRAGRADHALVQRLFRTSTTKVTGGTALLQPTLLRNDKVAVVEVYVPNAEMSRGVTTAWLMLAGVGIALILGSVAVADRLGVRMVRSARRLSGAAEELGEGRLGVRVPEEGPKELRSAAVAFNAMADQVVQLLANERELAADLSHRLRTPLTVLRLNAASLGDGPAAEQTRAAVEQLEREVDIIIRTAREAKPQTTPVGPGAGCDASEVVRERMDFWSALAEDEGRKVRVAGVDRPVRIPVGRPELAAALDALLGNVFRHTPEGTAFSVDLHNGEDAVIVLVSDAGPGIADPAAALARGNSGSRDGSTGLGLDIVRRVAESTGGDVRIGSSVLGGTEVRIWIGLDTRAADPEERRRGGHRVPDRRRTLISAGRRGRGDI from the coding sequence ATGAGATGGGCGCTGGTCAAGGTCGCACTGGCCGTCACCGTGATGGTCGTAGTCGCCTTCGCCGTACCACTGGGGCTCGTGATCAAGGAGATGGCGCGGGATCGGGCGGTCACCAACGCCGAGCGCCAGGCCGCCACCATCGCACCGACCCTGACCATCACCCCCGAGCAGCATGCGCTGGAGGTCGCCGTCCAGACCACCCATGCGGGGACCGCGGGCCGGATGTTCGTCCATGTCCCGGCCGACCCCGACGCCGGGGTGCCGAAGGCCGTGGACATCGGCACCCCCCGCGCCGGACGCGCCGACCACGCCCTGGTGCAGCGGCTGTTCCGGACCTCCACCACCAAGGTGACGGGCGGTACCGCCCTGCTCCAGCCCACCCTGCTGCGGAACGACAAGGTCGCCGTGGTCGAGGTCTATGTCCCCAACGCCGAGATGAGCCGCGGGGTGACCACCGCCTGGCTGATGCTCGCCGGGGTCGGCATCGCCCTGATCCTGGGCTCGGTCGCGGTGGCCGACCGGCTCGGCGTACGGATGGTCCGCTCCGCCCGGCGGCTCTCCGGTGCCGCCGAGGAACTGGGCGAGGGCCGGCTCGGTGTCCGCGTCCCCGAGGAGGGGCCGAAGGAGCTGCGGTCCGCCGCCGTCGCCTTCAACGCGATGGCCGACCAGGTCGTCCAGCTGCTGGCCAACGAGCGGGAACTCGCCGCCGACCTCTCCCACCGGCTCCGCACCCCCCTGACCGTGCTCCGGCTGAACGCCGCCTCCCTCGGTGACGGGCCCGCGGCCGAGCAGACCCGGGCCGCCGTGGAACAGCTGGAGCGGGAGGTCGACATCATCATCCGCACCGCGCGCGAGGCCAAACCGCAGACCACCCCTGTCGGGCCCGGCGCGGGCTGCGACGCCTCCGAAGTGGTCCGGGAGCGGATGGACTTCTGGTCGGCGCTGGCGGAGGACGAGGGCCGCAAGGTACGGGTCGCGGGCGTCGACCGGCCGGTCCGTATCCCGGTCGGCCGCCCCGAACTGGCCGCCGCGCTCGACGCCCTGCTCGGCAACGTCTTCCGTCACACCCCCGAAGGCACCGCCTTCTCCGTCGACCTCCACAACGGCGAGGACGCGGTCATCGTGCTGGTCTCCGACGCGGGACCGGGAATCGCGGATCCGGCCGCCGCGCTGGCCCGGGGCAACAGCGGCAGCCGCGACGGCTCCACCGGACTCGGCCTCGACATCGTCCGCAGGGTCGCGGAGTCGACCGGCGGGGACGTCCGGATCGGCAGCTCGGTGCTCGGTGGCACCGAGGTACGGATCTGGATAGGTCTGGACACCCGCGCGGCCGATCCCGAGGAGCGCCGCAGGGGTGGTCACCGGGTGCCCGACCGACGCCGTACCCTGATCTCGGCGGGACGCCGCGGGCGCGGCGACATCTGA